tgaaaacccagtgccaccaaaaaataaatcaaatggtcctttaaaaaatgacagttttGACTTGACCTTTGGCTGAACAATTCTTCTAGGAATTCACTCCGTTTCCTATTTGAATAATGCTGTTCTTACGAagtcttcagtcagttcagttcagtcactcagttcagttcagttcagttcagtcgctcagtcgtgtccgactctttgcaaccccatgaatcgcagcacgccaggcctccctgtccatcaccaactcccggagtccacccaaacccatgcccatcgagtcggtgatgccatccaaccatcttatcctctgtcatccccttctccttctgcccccaatccttcccagcatcagggtcttttccaatgagtcaactcttcgcatgaggtggccaaagtactggagtttcagcttcagcatcagtccttccaatgaacacccaggactgatctcctttaggatggactggttggatctccttgcagtccaagggactctcaagagtcttatccaacaccatagttcaaaagcatcaatttttcagcactcactttcttcacagttcagctctcacatccatacattaccactggaaaaaccatagccttgaccagacagacccaAATCTCCAGTGCCTCACCCTTCCTGGAAGAGCTGGAGAAGCTGAAAGTTCCCACCCTCTAGATCAGTTTTTTTGGCAACAGCCACCATCCTGAATAacctcattagcataaactcTGGTGTGATCTATAGGAGGTCAttatgaataacaaaagacaTTCCTATAACTCTGGAAATTCTAAGGCTATTAGGCGCTCTGTTCCAGGAAccagggacaaagaccaaatttgtatatttttattatacatttgGCTACATATATTTAGATTCTTTCTCTGGATGGACATAAATGATCACTTCCATTGTTTCCAGAAAGGAGAACCAGGTGGCTGGTAGTCAGGGGCAGGAGGTGACTCTTGGTTCAAAATTCAAAACATACATGTGAATATATTATCTATttgaaaaactcttaaaaatactttacAGTCCTTGTCTTGGCTTCTAATGTCTGCAGCCTCCAGGCTTCACCCCCATGCTTCTTGGGAGCCACTCAGAGAGGACGGAGGGGAATTACGTTTAGATTCCTCTGCCACCTGACCCCTTAGACAtctctgtcttctttctgttCCAGATACACTCCCCTTTAACCTTTCTCTACTGATAACATCCACATCTGAGCTCCTTTCTTGAGATCTAGTTCTAAACCCTTCTAGTATTATCTCATCCAAATCTCAAACAGTATCCTCCTTAGTGTaatactcattttacagataaggcagTAGAGGAGATTAAATCTATTGTGCTAAAGTCATACAGAAGCGTGGAGTTTGAACTTAAGCTGTCTGGCACCAAAGACCAAGTCTTAATCACTACTCTAGATGGTCTTTCCAAAAATCCTGTTCCTCACCACACCACCCGAGCATGGGCAAACTTGATATAGTTCATCACactatatgggcttctctggtggctcagtcgggaAACagtccctgcaatgcaggagacctggattcaatccctgtgttgggaagatcccctggagaaggatatggccacccactccagtattcttgcctgggaaatctcatggacagaggagcctggtgggctacagttcatggggtcacaagaggcAACTGCAGCCCAGAGCAAGGACCAAGGCTCATTCTGAAAAAGACCTCACCCTGTAGGCATTTCTAGACTGACTATAGAGCCATTTTCCTTTGGAGCGCTTTTTGGTCCAGTAGGTCCCAGGCCCTCTAAAGACTGCATATAGCTCATCTCATTCAGTTCTGTGGGCTCTATGTGGGTCTCAGCATCCACTAAGATGTTAAAGAGGAGAAACAGTGGGATGACTGGTCGCCAGTGGGAAGGGAGGGCTATTACAGGGCCTGTGCTCAGGGGTCGCAACCACTGGTACCTAAATCTGGCAGACCCCCCTCTCCCCAAAactccctccctacccccaccctggGTGAAGGACCCAGACCAGGGCCTAAGCACAGCCGGTGTCCTGTGGGCATGAATTTATTAGAGGAGTCAGGTCAGAGTGGGTACAAGTTGCAGGTtgggaggaaggggcaggaggCATGGGCAGCCCTGCCAGCCTGAGACCAAGAAGACAGGAGGCTGTAGGGGCCACAGTCAGTAGAGCACTGGGCCAGCAGGCAAGCAGACGGACTGTTCTTCACCCTGCGAGTGTCAGCGCCGAGGGCACAGCAGCAGCTTAGAGAAGACTGGGGGAGGAAGGACAGAGAGCTGCTCAGAGGAAGCTGCCAAGCTCACACAGCGCGGGGGTGCAGAGCCGGACACATGCCCAAGCCTGCTGGACCCCAGCCGCCATGCCCCTCCTTCCCATTCTGCTGGGCTCCACACCTGCCTCCCAGCTCCTCCCGGCTGCCCTCCAGCTTCTGTCCCCTACTCACTGTGGAGGGTGTAGGTGCCTGGCTCCAGCGGCAGCTGGGTGGGCAGGACAATGAGGAAGCCCCTACTCCAGGGCCAAGCTTGGGATGAAGGGCGCTGCCACTCAGCATTGTAGGAAAGGCACTTGGATAAGACAGGCAAgcgggggcgggggcagcagAGCCTGTGATGAGGGGGCAAGGCACAAAGAGAACAGTGGGGTGGCGAGAGGCCGGGGCCCCCGGGGAGGGGGATCTGGGCCTTTGGAAAGCTCCTCTGAGCCCTGCCATGGTGGGGGTGTCGCTCCCGAGTCCAGGCCCAGTGCGTCGGCTCCTTGGCCATGACCTGCATGAGAAGAGTGGATGGtaagtgggaggtgggaggtccAGCCTCTTTCCCCCACCCTGGGAtgctggtggggcggggggagggcctCACCTCCTCGCAGCTCTGGCGTCTCACAACAGCCCTGAAGCCCATCCGTGCCCACAGCTTGTCCCTCTGATGCAGGAAGTCTGACACTTGATGACGCCAATCTTGGCCCAGGGCCCACAGAAAAATCACGCTTTTGGGGTCCTCCAGGTCTTCCTCCATGTCATTTGCAAGGTACCTGGCCACAGAGGTGGGGAACAGGGGGAACAGAGGCTGTAAGCAtccgccctgcccccaccctttgACTGCAAGTGGGCATCCCCCCAGGCACCCGGGCCACTCACAGTGCCAGGAACAGATTGCTGTGGGTGTACTCGCTGAGCTGCAGGTTGGCACGCCGGAAGTAGACCAGCACCATGGACAGGAGGTACTGCAGACACAGATGGGGAGAGTTAGAGTGGGGCACTgcgggcaggggagggggcagtgccAGGCCCATCAAGCAGGTTCTGGGTGGCGAGGAGGCCTAGAAAATCCAGGGTAAAATGGTGCAGGGGGACCTGCAAAGACACGGGCTTAAAATGAAGGTGCTCCCTGCACCAGACCAGGGGACCCAATGCATAAGCTGCACTCAGGCCCCACTAATTCAACCTTCCCTGAGTGAGCCTGGACTCTCCCCCCCACTCACCTTGTCTGAAATCTGGAAACAGGGATCTTTGGAGAGGAAATCCTGGAGGGAACTGTGCtctgggggagagagaggagaaacgGTAGACTGGGGTTACCACCCTCACCCCACGAGATGAGAGCAGCATTCTAAGTTCCAAAGCCCCCACTGAACCCACTTTCTGACATTTCTGACATGAACaccgccctgcccccacccacccccaccaacctGCCAAACCGGAGTCACCTGAGAAGGGCCAGGACCGAGACATGGGCAGGCTGAGATCCCACCTCTCACATCAGTTCACACATGGTCCTCGCAGTTCTCCCTGTGCCAGCCCCCAAGTGGACTCACCCAGAAGGTGGAGGAAGGCCTGGAGCTCCTGGTGTCTGCGGAGGTGGGAAGACTCATCACCCTCACCTTGACGGCTCCAGCCCCTCAGCTTCACCTGGGTGCCAGCTCCAGGGACTGTGGCCGGGTCTTGGGCATCGCTCATCTcttggggggttgggggtgggtggggtggggtgggacaggGTGGCCTGTAAAGAAAGCATCCCCAGGACTTAGCATCTACCCCATTAGCCCCGCACAGGTCAAGAGGATCAGTATGGCTGGCCTGACAGACGACCTCCAGAAGGTGGAAGGATGGGCATGGAGAAACGGGGGTGGGAGTGGTGGTGAGGAGACAAGAAAAGCAGCAGAATTCCTGGGGGCTGCAGCACCCTCACCCCTCCTCCTGGCACCCCAGACCAGGCCAGAGAGTAACAACAGCAGCAAGGAGCGCCTCTGAGGGTTTCCTAAGTGCCTGGAGCTGTGTTAAACGCTTTAACTTATTTCGTCCTGGTAAGTAGACCCATTTTGCAAACACGGAAACTGAAGCATGGAGGTTTCACAGCCACTTCAAGGTGGATCCTGTCTGACCCCAAAGCCAGAGACAACCACCCCCTCACCCTTCATCAAGCAGCCCTGAAAAAAACCAGCAGACCATTACTTCACAGAggaaaaactgaagcccagagacagGAACGTTATtagacaaaaatactggggtTTAGGGGGAGTTTTGAGGTGGAGCCACCGCAAATATTTGGAGCTACAAAGAGACTCCAACTACAGGGCTCGGAGGAGGGACCCATCCAAAACGGCTTGGTCAACCTAGGGGCCTCCATCTAGGTTCCCACAGGTAAGCCCAGCCTCCTCCTTCTGGAAGACTTACCTGAGCTCAGGAGTTAACCTACAGCGTAACTCCAAGCCCAGTGAGTGCGTTTATATAGCCCCAGAGCTGCCCCGCCCTAGAGGCCCTCCACCAATCAGGCCCCTTTCTGGGAAAAGGTGTGGCTTCTCGTCATCACCACTCACCTCTACTTGGAGTTAACCCAGTCAGTCTCCACCACGCACCTCCCAGCTGAGGCTCTCCTGGGTAAAGGCTTCTCTCAAGTTTCATCA
Above is a genomic segment from Cervus elaphus chromosome 2, mCerEla1.1, whole genome shotgun sequence containing:
- the SPDYC gene encoding speedy protein C codes for the protein MSDAQDPATVPGAGTQVKLRGWSRQGEGDESSHLRRHQELQAFLHLLEHSSLQDFLSKDPCFQISDKYLLSMVLVYFRRANLQLSEYTHSNLFLALYLANDMEEDLEDPKSVIFLWALGQDWRHQVSDFLHQRDKLWARMGFRAVVRRQSCEEVMAKEPTHWAWTRERHPHHGRAQRSFPKAQIPLPGGPGLSPPHCSLCALPPHHRLCCPRPRLPVLSKCLSYNAEWQRPSSQAWPWSRGFLIVLPTQLPLEPGTYTLHIFSKLLLCPRR